The Arachis hypogaea cultivar Tifrunner chromosome 19, arahy.Tifrunner.gnm2.J5K5, whole genome shotgun sequence genome has a window encoding:
- the LOC140182306 gene encoding uncharacterized protein, which yields MPDPGSFLITYTIGTITFEKALYDLGSSINLMPLSVMRKLGIQEVQLTRISLEMTDKSLKRAYGMVKNVLVKVENLYLSADFMILDTGEARENSIILGKVFLATAKALIDVEKRELILRL from the coding sequence ATGCCAGATCCCGGAAGCTTCCTAATTACCTATACTATAGGGACCATCACCTTTGAGAAGGCATTGTACGACCTTGGCTCCAGCAttaaccttatgcctctctctgtgatgAGGAAGCTGGGTATCCAGGAGGTGCAGCTCAccagaatctcactggagatgacAGATAAGTCCCTGAAACGGGCATATGGCATGGTGAAAAATGTCCTTGTAAAGGTTGAAAACCTTTATCTCTCTGCAGATTTCATGATACTAGACACGGGGGAGGCTAGAGAGaactccatcatccttggaaaagTTTTCCTAGCTACTGCAAAGGCCTTGATTGATGTGGAAAAGAGAGAGCTGATTTTGAGGCTCTAG